Within Candidatus Dojkabacteria bacterium, the genomic segment ATTTACAGATTTAAATAGTGAAGAATGAGTGAGATCTTACTCAAACTCCTGCAACATAAGCTGGATGTTTTCGTCTGTGGCAACAGCTGCATCAAATATATCTGCGCTGTTTAGCAACCGCTTCTGCTTATCTCTGCTCAGGTTGGCTCGAAGCACCTTAAGCACTAGCCTCAGCTTACGAACAGTGAGGATATACTCTGGGAAATATTTGTTTACAACCTCGTCGTTGTCAAGAAGACCTTTATCTACGCATTGCTCAATTTGTAGAGTCGAAAGCTCACTTAGCTCGGCAAGCTCTTCTAAGGAAACAAAGTCTGAATGCATCTTTATGAATGTCATAACTTTACCGAAGCTAAACTTAATACTTACATTTTATTTCGTTACCCTTACCCTGTCAAGTATGTCAACTTGCAACTTGACAATGGTTTGACAAAAATGGTACAGTTAAGATATATAAGTTAAATATCTTGTAGTATGCATCAGATACAGAAGGACCTTTTAGCCCTATCCAGAAACATAAATTTAGGTGAGCGCTCTCTTAGAGAGATAGGCTCGCTGATTGGAGTTGACCACCCACAGAAGGTGCAACACCATCTCGAGCAGCTAGAGAAGAAGGGATTTATCACCATTGATAGATCTGCAAAGACAATTAAGAATAATAATTATGATCCGAGTAAAGAGAATCGATTTATAAATGTACCAATTGTGGGATCTGCGAGCTGTGGCCCCGCACAGCTTATTGCCGAGGAGAACATTGATGGCTTCCTCAAAATCTCAAAGTCAACTCTAAAACAGGAGAAGGTTATCGCAGTTGTGGCTAGTGGAAACTCTATGAATAAGGCAAAGATTGAAGGCAATTCTATAGAAGACGGAGATTATGTAATAGTAGACTACCTAGATAGGGAGCCACTGCATGGCTCCTACATTCTTTCTGTAGTAGACGGCGCCGCCAATATCAAGAGGTTATATGTGGATAAGGATAACCAGCAAGTTGTACTGCTTTCAGAGTCTTCTCAGAATTATCCCCCGATCTATATCCACGAAAAGGATTACTCTGACTTTATGATAAATGGAAAAGTTGTCCAAGTTATAAAGAAGCCAAAGTTTTAGCCCAGCGCCATATTTACCAATACAGGCATTGCGTAACGCCGCCACTTTTGTTAATATCCTGCCACGGTGGTGGTGACGCTTAGTGCCAGCTGTCCCCACAGCAATACCCCATGGCAGAGCAAGGGCTGGAGCGATTCAGAACCTACTTATGCGAACACGCCACCGTATTGATAGCGCCACAAATTGGGGAATTAGACAAGCACCTCGTCAGGAGTAGAATCCTTAAACGAGTTCACAGCCTTATTATCGAACATACTGATCTTCTTAAAGGCGATAAATCCTATTAGGAGCGGAATCCATAGCGTTATCCCTCTATAAGCCAGAATTACAGCCAACGACTTCCCACTATCATATCCGATTGCAGACATAGCGACCTGTACAAGCCCTTCCGCCACGCCGATTCCTTGCGGAGTAGGGGAAATAGTCGAAAAGAGCAACAGAAGCGAGTAACAGACAATAACCCCAGCGGCAGTCACGGGAGCACCAAAAGCGATAAAAAGACAGATCATAGCGATCAATTGTGTCAAATGGACCAAGAATGTACCTACTAGCTCACCCCAGTATCTACCACTACCATGCGCTACTGTCTTGCTAGAGATGCAGTAATCGTGAACGTTTACTTCGAATGAATTTGATGAAAGGGCGAAGAGCCCCCCGACCTTGCTCCACTTATTTGAGATCCACACGGCAAATCTGTTGAGCGTAACTGGACGTCTATCGCCCGATAACAGTGTCAAACAGATTACAAACAGCTCAACACTGTATAAAGTTACGGCTATGAAACCAAGCGACTTAATATAACCGTTGTATGGCGCCACATAATAGAGTGCCGGCAGTATCAACGAGATGCCCCAAAACCCATATAAAATCCAGACGACAAGTGTACCGACCAATGCTCCACCAAGCGAGCGAGGATTTCTTGATGAATATAGATTTGCGTGATAAAGCGTGCCACCCCAGCCAGAGGTGGGATTAATAATGCTCACAAACATGAAAGCAAAAAAATTCTGGATCGCACGAGCTATTGATGTCTCATTATAACCAAGCTTGCTCACAGATGAACGATAAAGTATTGCTAGCAGGCAAAATGAGAGCATAGAAATTGCGAAAGCAACAGCAAACCATCGATAGTCTGCATCTCTGACTACCTCGACAAAGTCCTCTATATCAGCAAAATACTTGTTAATAAACCAGAAGAAGGCAATCACTAAGCCCCAATATACGATACGTTTAAGCCAGATGGTAAATTTTGATTTTTTCATTTAAGCCTTTGAGATAAGCATCACTTCGGATATAATACCAAAAATGCCAGGAGTTATAAATTTCCTTTATCGACGGGCATTAGAAGCGATGAGTAGAAATTCAGAAAGTAAAACGCTACATATTGTTTTGGATAATATCCGATCTGCATTTAATGTCGGCAGCGTTTTCCGTACTGCTGATGCAATAGGAAATTGCCAGATCTATCTGTGCGGCATCACTTCAACTATCGACAACCCAAAGATCTACAAGACCGCCCTTGGTGCGACAGAAAGCGTGCCATCCAAGCATTATCCAGATTCGATGATGGCAATCTCAGAGCTTAAAGAGGCGAATATACCGATCTTCAGCGTTGAGATCACAGATGGAAGCCAGCATTTTCAAGAAGTTGAATACCCAGAAGAGGTAGCTCTGGTATTGGGGCATGAGCGGCTAGGAGTGAACCAATTGATAATTGATCAATCTGACAAGCTTATCCATATCCCTATGAATGGGATGAAAGAGTCGCTAAACGTAGCAATTGCCGGCAGTGTTATAATGTACGAGGCAGTACGACCTTCAATTAAACCCTTAAAATAAACAGAAACCTGAAATGGGCCTCAAATATGACTCGCTAAGAAAATTAAGAAAGCAGAAGCATAAGCTTAAAGCAGACAGCTGGGAAGAGTATGACAAGCACGAGGACGAGATGCTTAAAGAGATGCTTCGGCATCAAGAACCAACTGTAAAAGGGAAAGTAAGGGTAACCGGTGGTAAGGTGAGAGGGTTTAAGATTGAGATTCCACATAAGACGAGGCCTCTAACGGATAGGATGAAGACGCGAATATTCGATATATTGCGTGAGGATATTTTCAACAAGACAGTGCTAGATATCTATGCCGGCTCTGGCTCTTTCGGATTCGAAGCGCTATCAAGAGGTGCAAAAGAGGTGACCTTTGTAGATGCGGCCAAGCAAGCAGAGAAGATTCTCCATCAAAATGCCAGGCATACAGGATTTCTTACCGAGACCTCGATTATTCGTGAGAAGGCTGATGAGTATGTAAAAGGAGCAATCTCACGAGAAGAGCAGTACGAGATTATTTTTATGGATCCACCCTACAAGCTGTATAACACCAAGAAAAAGCAGGCTATGTCGCAGCTTATCACTGGATTACGAGAGCTGCTTCCAGGGTATAAAGACCGGGAAACCAAGCTTTTCCCAGGAGCACTTATTATCAAGCATCCGTACTACTACCCACTAGCTGATGTGATCGAGACGATCGAGGGGATTGAGATAATGGATACTTATAGATTCGGTATGAATGCAGTGACATTCGTGATTCTCCAGTGAGACAGTTGATTAATCGCTCCATGAGGTATAAAATTGCTATTGTGTACAGAGTATTAGGCGCAAAGCGCAACAAAATCGACAAACTTGTATATCCAACATGCAGCTAATGCTAGTTTTTCCTTTTCCATTTTATGGAGAATCCCTATCAATGGGAGATTTATCACATTAATTGAACAGAAACCGTTATGAGTAAGAAAGAAAAGAAGTCAAAAAATCCAGACGTCCCAGAATTAGAGAAGATGAGGCATACAGCAGCGCATGTATTGGCACAAGCAGTATTGAAGCTTTACCCCGAAACCAAGCTGGGTATCGGGCCAGCCATAGAAAATGGCTTCTACTACGATTTTGACTTTGCTGAGCCAATCAGTGAGGAAGATCTTCCAAAAATCGAAGCAGAGATGAAGCAGATCATTAAGTCAGACCTGAAGATGAATCAGGAATTTGTAGAGCGAGACGGGGCGATTGAGAGATATAAGGCACTTGAGCAGAAGTATAAGCTCGACCTAATGGAAAATGTAGAGGGCGACCCTCTAAGCTTCTATGTGACAGGTGACGGAGAGTTTGTAGACCTATGCCGAGGCCCTCACGTTGATTCGACCAAGAAAGTTGGCCATGTAAAGCTGCTTAGCCTTGCCGGTGCTTACTGGAGAGGCGATGAGAAGCAGCCAATGCTTACCCGAATATATGGCACTGCATTTGCAACTAAAGAGGAGTTAAAAGCACATCTTGATAACCTCGAGCTGGCAAAAGAGCGAGACCACCGAAAGCTTGGAAAAGAGCTAGGGCTATTTACCTTCTCTGAGACTGTGGGAAAGGGCTTGCCACTCTGGACTCCAAAAGGCTCGATTATTAGACGCGAGCTTGAAAGATTTATTGTCGACCTCGAGACCGAGCGAGGATATCTACATGTCTACACTCCAGATATTGCAAATCTGAAGTTGTATGAGAAATCAGGCCACTACCCATACTATAAAGAGTCGATGTACTCACCGATCGAGATTGACGATGAGAAATATATGCTTCGCCCAATGACCTGTCCGCATCACTTTGAGCTATTCTTGAGCGAGCCGAGAAGCTATCGTGACCTCCCGATGAGGATCGCAGAGCTGGCAAAACTGTATCGATATGAGCAGTCTGGCGAGCTGTCAGGACTAATGAGGGTTCGATCATTCTGTCTCTCAGACGCTCACATAGTATGTGCAGATGATGAGCAGGCTAAAGATGAGATTCGACTTGTATTGCAGCTGATCGAGGATGTTGCCGGGACTTTTGGATTAAAGATGGGTGATAATTTCTGGTACAGACTCTCGCTTGGAGATAGGGAAGATGAGAAGAAGTACTACAAGGACGACAAGGCTTGGGACAAGGCAGAAAAGATCTTACGAGATGTACTGGTAGAACGAGAGGCTATCTTCGAGGAAGCAGAAGATGAAGCAGCTTTCTACGGGCCAAAGATCGACATCCAGATGAAGAATGTGGCCGGTAAGTCAGACACTGCATTCACTGTTCAATACGACTTCGTGATGCCTAAGAGGTTTAAACTAAACTATATCGACGCAAACAACGAGGAGCGTGAGGCTGTAGTCGTCCACAGATCAGGCATTGGAGCAGTTGAAAGAACTGTTGCTTTCTTGATTGAGCATTTTGGAGGGGCTTTTCCGCTTTGGATTTCGCCGGAACAGGTCCGAATCCTTCCAATTACAGATAAGCACCTTGAGTATGCCGAAGCGCTTAATGAACAGCTAAAGTCAGAAGGGATAAGATCTATGGTTGATAACCGTAATGAGCGACTTCAATACAAGATACGCGATGCCGAGGTAAATAAGATCCCTTATACCCTCGTAGTAGGCGACAAAGAGGTTGAAACAGATACGATTGCAGTGCGAGTCCGTGGGCTAAAAGATCAAGGGCTTCACAAAAAGGACGAGTTTATCAATATGGTAACCGAAGAGATTGATAATAGAAGCATAGGCCTGATGGTAGGCAGTAAGAAATAGATAATTTATAT encodes:
- a CDS encoding S24 family peptidase; protein product: MHQIQKDLLALSRNINLGERSLREIGSLIGVDHPQKVQHHLEQLEKKGFITIDRSAKTIKNNNYDPSKENRFINVPIVGSASCGPAQLIAEENIDGFLKISKSTLKQEKVIAVVASGNSMNKAKIEGNSIEDGDYVIVDYLDREPLHGSYILSVVDGAANIKRLYVDKDNQQVVLLSESSQNYPPIYIHEKDYSDFMINGKVVQVIKKPKF
- a CDS encoding lysylphosphatidylglycerol synthase transmembrane domain-containing protein, with protein sequence MKKSKFTIWLKRIVYWGLVIAFFWFINKYFADIEDFVEVVRDADYRWFAVAFAISMLSFCLLAILYRSSVSKLGYNETSIARAIQNFFAFMFVSIINPTSGWGGTLYHANLYSSRNPRSLGGALVGTLVVWILYGFWGISLILPALYYVAPYNGYIKSLGFIAVTLYSVELFVICLTLLSGDRRPVTLNRFAVWISNKWSKVGGLFALSSNSFEVNVHDYCISSKTVAHGSGRYWGELVGTFLVHLTQLIAMICLFIAFGAPVTAAGVIVCYSLLLLFSTISPTPQGIGVAEGLVQVAMSAIGYDSGKSLAVILAYRGITLWIPLLIGFIAFKKISMFDNKAVNSFKDSTPDEVLV
- a CDS encoding TrmH family RNA methyltransferase; amino-acid sequence: MPGVINFLYRRALEAMSRNSESKTLHIVLDNIRSAFNVGSVFRTADAIGNCQIYLCGITSTIDNPKIYKTALGATESVPSKHYPDSMMAISELKEANIPIFSVEITDGSQHFQEVEYPEEVALVLGHERLGVNQLIIDQSDKLIHIPMNGMKESLNVAIAGSVIMYEAVRPSIKPLK
- a CDS encoding RsmD family RNA methyltransferase → MGLKYDSLRKLRKQKHKLKADSWEEYDKHEDEMLKEMLRHQEPTVKGKVRVTGGKVRGFKIEIPHKTRPLTDRMKTRIFDILREDIFNKTVLDIYAGSGSFGFEALSRGAKEVTFVDAAKQAEKILHQNARHTGFLTETSIIREKADEYVKGAISREEQYEIIFMDPPYKLYNTKKKQAMSQLITGLRELLPGYKDRETKLFPGALIIKHPYYYPLADVIETIEGIEIMDTYRFGMNAVTFVILQ
- the thrS gene encoding threonine--tRNA ligase, coding for MSKKEKKSKNPDVPELEKMRHTAAHVLAQAVLKLYPETKLGIGPAIENGFYYDFDFAEPISEEDLPKIEAEMKQIIKSDLKMNQEFVERDGAIERYKALEQKYKLDLMENVEGDPLSFYVTGDGEFVDLCRGPHVDSTKKVGHVKLLSLAGAYWRGDEKQPMLTRIYGTAFATKEELKAHLDNLELAKERDHRKLGKELGLFTFSETVGKGLPLWTPKGSIIRRELERFIVDLETERGYLHVYTPDIANLKLYEKSGHYPYYKESMYSPIEIDDEKYMLRPMTCPHHFELFLSEPRSYRDLPMRIAELAKLYRYEQSGELSGLMRVRSFCLSDAHIVCADDEQAKDEIRLVLQLIEDVAGTFGLKMGDNFWYRLSLGDREDEKKYYKDDKAWDKAEKILRDVLVEREAIFEEAEDEAAFYGPKIDIQMKNVAGKSDTAFTVQYDFVMPKRFKLNYIDANNEEREAVVVHRSGIGAVERTVAFLIEHFGGAFPLWISPEQVRILPITDKHLEYAEALNEQLKSEGIRSMVDNRNERLQYKIRDAEVNKIPYTLVVGDKEVETDTIAVRVRGLKDQGLHKKDEFINMVTEEIDNRSIGLMVGSKK